The following are encoded in a window of Rosa chinensis cultivar Old Blush chromosome 4, RchiOBHm-V2, whole genome shotgun sequence genomic DNA:
- the LOC112199458 gene encoding uncharacterized protein LOC112199458: protein MGKEVDKEEERKEAAIASTAVLQPNFKPRGITQDQLSKFQELHRKRLQIKSKSKFEKKPKAGTGKSHRKNHNPRDSTNEDSSVSVEDSAVPNSESHDNGSSSLPQQEDAPKKRQKLHWGLDTKERWERKANM, encoded by the exons ATGGGGAAAGAAGTAGACAAGGAAGAGGAGAGAAAAGAAGCAGCGATAGCATCAACAGCAGTTTTACAGCCCAATTTCAAGCCCAGAGGCATAACCCAAGACCAGCTCTCCAAGTTTCAG GAGCTGCACAGGAAGCGTTTACAGATAAAGTCAAAATCAAAGTTTGAAAAGAAACCAAAAGCTGGTACTGGAAAATCTCACCGCAAGAACCACAATCCAAGAGACTCGACAAATGAAGATTCAAGCGTAAGTGTTGAAGATTCAGCTGTTCCTAACTCTGAGAGCCACGATAATGGAAGCAGTTCTTTACCACAGCAAGAGGATGCACCAAAGAAGCGCCAGAAGTTACATTGGGGGCTCGACACAAAGGAACGTTGGGAAAGGAAAGCAAACATGTAG